From a single Lolium rigidum isolate FL_2022 chromosome 7, APGP_CSIRO_Lrig_0.1, whole genome shotgun sequence genomic region:
- the LOC124678552 gene encoding LOW QUALITY PROTEIN: probable metal-nicotianamine transporter YSL6 (The sequence of the model RefSeq protein was modified relative to this genomic sequence to represent the inferred CDS: inserted 1 base in 1 codon) — translation MGSEAEAAELTGPLLAGGSGDAPAAVAGEEVVPPWREQLTVRGIVVSAILGVLFCLITHKLNLTVGIIPSLNVAAGLLGYFLVRTWTAALARFGIVSKPFTKQENTVIQTCVVACYGLAFSGGFGSYMLAMDQKTYELIGTDYPGNRAVDVKNPSLSWMIGFMFVVSFLGLFSLVALRKVMVIDYKLTYPSGTATAMLINSFHTTTGAELAERQVSCLGKYLSISFIWNLFKWFFSGVGDSCGFDNFPSLGLAAFKNTFYFDFSPTYIGCGLICPHIVNCSTLLGAIISWGFLWPYITTKAGDWYPADLGSNDFKGLYGYKVFISVSVILGDGIYNLIKIIYATIKEIINARAKQGRLPLVRVQDDDGSSKVSSEEKLLNDVFVKDSIPPWLAGSGYVGLAAISTATVPMLFPQLKWYLVLSAYVVAPLLAFCNSYGTGLTDWNLASTYGKIGLFIFASWVGQHGGVIAGLAACGVMMSIVSTAADLMQDFKTGYLTLSSPRSMFVSQLIGTALGCVIAPLTFWLYWTAFDIGNPDGMFKAPYAVIYREMAILGVEGFSALPQHCLAICTFFFXAAIAINLLRDVTPKSVSKFIPLPMAMAVPFYIGAYFAIDMFVGTVILFVWERVNRKESEDFAGAVASGLICGDGIWSVPSAILSIMRVDPPMCMYFKPSAAYGLI, via the exons ATGGGATCCGAGGCGGAAGCGGCGGAGCTGACTGGGCCCCTcctcgccggcggcagcggcgacgcGCCGGCGGCCGTGGCGGGGGAGGAGGTGGTGCCGCCGTGGCGGGAGCAGCTGACGGTGCGGGGCATAGTAGTGAGCGCCATCCTGGGGGTGCTATTCTGCCTCATCACGCACAAGCTCAACCTCACGGTGGGGATCATCCCCTCCCTCAACGTCGCCGCGGGCCTGCTCGGCTACTTCCTCGTGCGCACCTGGACGGCGGCGCTCGCCAGGTTCGGAATCGTCTCCAAGCCATTCACCAAGCAGGAGAACACCGTCATCCAGACCTGCGTCGTCGCCTGCTACGGCCTCGCCTTCAGCG GTGGCTTCGGATCCTATATGCTTGCAATGGATCAGAAAACGTATGAGCTTATCGGGACTGATTATCCTGGAAACAGGGCGGTGGATGTTAAGAATCCTTCACTCAGTTGGATGATCGGCTTTATGTTTGTTGTTAGCTTCCTCGGTCTATTTAGTCTTGTTGCGCTGCGCAAG GTGATGGTTATTGATTACAAGCTGACATATCCTAGTGGAACTGCTACCGCTATGTTGATCAATAGCTTCCACACTACTACTGGAGCTGAGCTTGCAGA GAGACAAGTTAGCTGTCTTGGGAAGTATTTAAGCATTAGTTTTATCTGGAACTTGTTTAAGTGGTTCTTCAGTGGTGTTGGGGATTCTTGTGGCTTCGATAATTTCCCTTCTCTGGGGCTTGCAGCATTTAAGAACAC GTTTTATTTTGACTTCAGTCCAACATATATTGGATGTGGTCTTATATGCCCACACATTGTTAACTGTTCTACACTTCTTGGAGCCATTATATCTTGGGGTTTTCTTTGGCCATACATAACCACGAAAGCTGGGGACTGGTATCCAGCTGACCTTGGAAGCAACGATTTCAAAGGACTCTATGGATACAAG GTTTTCATATCTGTATCTGTGATACTCGGTGATGGTATCTATAACCTCATTAAGATCATTTATGCTACTATCAAGGAAATAATAAATGCACGAGCAAAGCAAGGAAGACTTCCTCTTGTCAGGGTTCAGGATG ATGATGGTAGTTCTAAAGTATCATCCGAGGAAAAACTTCTGAATGATGTATTTGTCAAAGACAGTATCCCTCCCTGGTTGGCAGGATCTGGTTATGTGGGCCTTGCAGCAATATCAACAGCGACTGTACCAATGCTGTTCCCACAACTCAAGTGGTACCTTGTCCTCTCTGCCTATGTTGTTGCACCCCTACTCGCCTTCTGCAACTCGTATGGCACTGGCCTAACAGACTGGAACCTTGCATCCACATATGGCAAGATTGGCCTTTTCATTTTTGCCTCATGGGTTGGCCAGCATGGCGGTGTGATTGCTGGCTTAGCAGCTTGCGGTGTTATGATGTCCATCGTATCCACAGCTGCTGATCTCATGCAGGACTTCAAGACTGGTTACCTTACCCTGTCTTCACCAAGGTCCATGTTTGTGTCACAGTTGATTGGAACTGCCCTTGGCTGCGTAATTGCTCCTCTCACCTTTTGGCTTTACTGGACGGCCTTCGACATTGGCAATCCTGATGGCATGTTCAAAGCTCCATACGCAGTCATCTACCGTGAGATGGCAATCCTGGGTGTGGAAGGATTCTCAGCGCTGCCCCAGCACTGCCTAGCAATCTGCACTTTCTTCT TTGCAGCCATAGCAATCAACCTCCTGAGGGACGTCACTCCAAAAAGTGTGTCCAAATTCATCCCGCTCCCCATGGCCATGGCTGTTCCCTTCTACATCGGGGCATATTTTGCAATCGACATGTTTGTCGGGACGGTCATCTTGTTCGTCTGGGAGAGGGTGAACCGCAAGGAGTCTGAGGACTTTGCAGGCGCGGTTGCTTCCGGTTTGATCTGTGGTGACGGGATCTGGAGTGTCCCTTCTGCGATACTGTCCATCATGAGGGTCGACCCACCGATGTGCATGTACTTCAAGCCATCCGCTGCATACGGCTTAATATAA